A single window of Paenibacillus sp. SYP-B4298 DNA harbors:
- a CDS encoding cold shock domain-containing protein has product MQGKVKWFNAEKGYGFIETEQGSDVFVHFSAIQSEGFKTLEEGQSVEFDIVEGARGPQAANVVKL; this is encoded by the coding sequence ATGCAAGGTAAAGTAAAATGGTTTAATGCTGAGAAGGGTTATGGTTTTATCGAGACTGAGCAAGGCAGCGACGTTTTTGTTCATTTCTCTGCCATCCAATCCGAAGGCTTCAAAACCCTTGAAGAAGGCCAATCGGTCGAATTCGACATCGTAGAAGGCGCTCGCGGTCCACAAGCTGCTAACGTAGTTAAACTGTAA
- the fliS gene encoding flagellar export chaperone FliS, with translation MQLQQRNKYLETTIQTASPAQLLIMLYDGAIRNCRAGIEAIKGHRIEEANTHIQKCQDIISEFTITLDRTSPIADNLLQLYDYFNRQLTEANIRQNPEPAEEILNLLVEMKETWMQAARQLSQSTPTGAGHGSYSPTTRTTVV, from the coding sequence ATGCAACTGCAGCAGCGTAATAAATATTTGGAGACTACGATACAGACCGCTTCACCGGCGCAATTGCTTATTATGCTCTATGATGGCGCGATTCGGAATTGCCGGGCAGGCATCGAAGCCATCAAGGGGCATCGAATCGAGGAGGCCAACACCCATATCCAGAAGTGCCAGGATATTATCAGTGAATTTACCATCACATTGGATCGCACCTCTCCGATTGCAGACAATCTGCTGCAGTTGTATGATTACTTCAACCGGCAGCTTACAGAGGCGAATATTCGCCAGAATCCGGAGCCGGCTGAGGAGATTCTTAATCTTCTGGTCGAGATGAAAGAAACGTGGATGCAGGCGGCCAGGCAGCTTAGCCAGTCAACCCCGACAGGAGCTGGACATGGAAGCTACTCTCCAACAACTCGCACAACTGTCGTCTGA
- a CDS encoding flagellin N-terminal helical domain-containing protein — protein sequence MRINHNIAALNTHRQLTGNTAGANKSLEKLSSGLRINRAGDDAAGLAISEKMRGQIRGLDQASRNAQDGISLIQTAEGALNETHSILQRMRELANQSANGTNTDSDRQALQDEMNQLTSEINRIGNTTEFNTQKLLQGDGKVNLKGSGVFTDGKLTGGNTAHTQATQATTIAGAAAAGDTLEFTLNGEKLKISFTATTSNGGLTANDGKGYDVTSNSANVAVAGTASVATTTAAIEDALKKIIAANDTLKNQYTVTSDATSVTVSAVAGGKFDGAAGNIANLASSNNAVYNPATATTGKAAVGTTTHTQASKVLDFDSLTGTDAAETNDNLSKLVGTGFTLNGQQIEFYNASEGAYKGSGIGVAINTALEEGTNGNKAVKLVKAIADAVGTKVDDIKVAVDTATATSLSITATKGGVDGNNIEYKDGGIQKAFETTFQIGANTGQSMALSIDDMRSSALGIVGKAGAEGFTKTNTVTNGTNDMKIEAALNISTGEDASKAIAILDTATATVSSARSKLGAVQNRLEHTINNLGTASENLTAAESRIRDVDMAKQMMEFTKDNILTQAAQAMLAQANQQPQGVLQLLR from the coding sequence ATGCGTATTAATCACAATATCGCGGCACTGAACACTCATCGTCAACTGACTGGCAACACTGCTGGTGCGAACAAATCTTTGGAGAAGCTGTCTTCCGGTCTTCGGATCAACCGTGCGGGCGACGATGCTGCAGGTCTGGCAATCTCCGAGAAAATGCGCGGACAAATCCGCGGTCTGGATCAAGCAAGCCGCAACGCTCAAGACGGCATCTCCTTGATTCAAACTGCTGAGGGCGCACTGAACGAAACTCACTCTATCCTGCAACGTATGCGCGAGCTGGCGAACCAATCCGCGAACGGTACGAACACTGATTCCGACCGTCAAGCGCTGCAAGACGAGATGAACCAGTTGACTTCCGAGATCAACCGGATCGGTAATACGACTGAGTTCAATACTCAGAAGTTGTTGCAAGGTGACGGGAAAGTTAATCTTAAAGGTTCTGGTGTCTTTACGGATGGCAAATTGACAGGTGGGAACACGGCTCATACACAGGCAACTCAAGCAACCACTATTGCAGGTGCCGCTGCTGCTGGAGACACGCTCGAATTCACACTGAATGGCGAAAAATTGAAAATCTCATTTACAGCTACTACTTCTAATGGTGGGTTAACTGCAAATGATGGAAAAGGCTATGATGTTACTTCTAATTCTGCTAATGTAGCGGTTGCTGGAACTGCTAGCGTAGCTACTACTACAGCAGCTATAGAGGATGCATTAAAGAAAATTATTGCTGCAAACGATACACTTAAAAACCAATATACTGTAACATCAGATGCTACTTCGGTTACTGTAAGTGCTGTTGCTGGTGGCAAGTTCGATGGTGCAGCAGGTAATATAGCTAATCTTGCTTCTAGTAATAATGCTGTATACAATCCAGCTACTGCTACGACAGGTAAGGCCGCTGTAGGAACCACTACCCACACACAAGCTTCCAAGGTTTTGGATTTCGACTCCCTGACGGGTACTGACGCTGCTGAAACTAATGATAATCTTTCTAAGCTCGTTGGAACTGGATTTACACTGAATGGACAGCAAATTGAGTTCTATAACGCAAGTGAAGGTGCCTACAAAGGAAGCGGTATTGGTGTTGCTATTAATACTGCTCTTGAAGAAGGTACTAATGGAAATAAAGCTGTGAAGCTGGTAAAAGCAATCGCGGATGCTGTTGGAACCAAAGTCGATGATATTAAAGTTGCAGTTGACACTGCAACCGCTACCTCACTCTCCATCACGGCGACAAAAGGTGGAGTAGATGGTAATAACATTGAATACAAAGACGGCGGCATTCAAAAAGCTTTCGAAACTACCTTCCAAATCGGCGCAAACACAGGCCAATCGATGGCTTTGTCCATTGATGACATGCGTTCGTCTGCCCTTGGTATTGTTGGTAAAGCAGGCGCTGAAGGCTTTACTAAAACAAATACCGTTACAAACGGTACCAATGATATGAAGATCGAAGCGGCATTGAACATCTCTACTGGAGAAGATGCATCCAAAGCAATCGCGATTCTTGACACAGCAACTGCAACCGTATCGAGCGCGCGTTCCAAGCTGGGTGCTGTTCAGAACCGTCTGGAGCACACGATCAACAACTTGGGTACAGCTTCCGAGAACCTGACGGCTGCTGAATCCCGTATCCGCGACGTGGATATGGCGAAGCAAATGATGGAGTTCACGAAGGACAACATCCTGACTCAAGCTGCTCAAGCGATGCTGGCTCAAGCGAACCAACAACCGCAAGGCGTACTGCAATTGCTGCGTTAA
- the flgL gene encoding flagellar hook-associated protein FlgL, with the protein MAIRVTQSMMNTQLLRNVSNNMNKMNTMQNQLSTGQRINAPSDDPVGLTFSMRYRNELSGNSQYIRNVDSAISQIEYTDTALAQAGDVVQRARELMVQGANAQPQSAYDAIKLEIGQLYAQLVEVGNSQFNGKYMFNGEQTTVAPFPKLAIDDASGDPRAQDIATDTGQIKYELSPGMVMAVNISGSEVFGEPVTPDNEATSDNLFHVLKLTYDALSEGDSAKVSELLGRLDSRMNTLLEKRSEVGARMNRVELIQGRLSDIELNLTELQSKTEDADQAFVITNLQMEENVYQASLSAGAKLIRPSLIDFLR; encoded by the coding sequence ATGGCGATTCGTGTCACCCAATCGATGATGAATACGCAGCTGCTGCGTAATGTATCCAATAATATGAACAAGATGAATACGATGCAGAATCAGTTGTCAACAGGTCAACGCATTAATGCGCCTTCGGATGATCCGGTAGGCTTGACCTTCTCGATGCGTTACCGCAATGAGCTGTCCGGCAATTCGCAATATATCCGCAATGTCGATTCAGCGATCTCTCAGATCGAATATACGGATACGGCGCTTGCTCAGGCGGGCGATGTCGTACAGCGCGCGCGCGAGCTGATGGTGCAGGGGGCGAATGCTCAGCCGCAGTCGGCTTATGACGCGATTAAGCTAGAGATTGGCCAGTTGTATGCGCAGTTGGTGGAGGTAGGAAATAGCCAATTCAATGGCAAATACATGTTCAATGGCGAGCAGACGACGGTAGCTCCTTTCCCTAAGCTGGCTATCGATGACGCCTCTGGCGACCCGCGAGCACAGGATATAGCGACCGACACAGGGCAGATCAAGTACGAACTGTCGCCAGGCATGGTGATGGCGGTCAATATCTCAGGCTCTGAGGTGTTCGGCGAGCCCGTTACACCAGATAATGAAGCTACGAGCGACAATCTGTTCCATGTGCTGAAGCTGACCTATGATGCCTTGTCGGAAGGGGATTCCGCTAAGGTGTCCGAGCTGCTCGGACGGCTTGACAGTCGGATGAATACATTGCTGGAGAAGCGCTCTGAGGTTGGCGCCCGAATGAACCGGGTGGAACTTATCCAGGGGCGTCTTAGCGACATCGAGTTGAATCTGACTGAACTGCAGTCCAAGACAGAGGATGCCGATCAAGCCTTCGTCATTACGAATCTTCAGATGGAGGAGAATGTGTATCAGGCATCGTTATCTGCGGGAGCCAAGCTGATTCGTCCTAGCTTGATCGATTTTCTCCGTTAA
- a CDS encoding flagellar protein FlaG yields MSIQSSFPGSALPGGSSLNPVDSSPAEPKTVNFSSTVSNVNELKQAELRGEKVTISDEQAVRALERAIKALQGRTTSLEFSVHETTKMIAVKVKDVDTGEVIREIPPEKTLDLVAKLWEVSGIFVDEKR; encoded by the coding sequence ATGAGTATTCAGAGTTCATTTCCAGGCTCTGCCTTGCCGGGCGGCAGTTCCTTGAATCCAGTGGACAGCAGCCCTGCCGAGCCCAAGACGGTCAATTTTTCCTCGACAGTATCCAATGTGAATGAGCTGAAGCAGGCGGAGCTCCGTGGCGAGAAGGTAACTATTAGTGATGAACAGGCTGTTCGGGCGCTGGAGCGGGCGATCAAGGCTCTACAGGGCCGGACAACCTCGCTTGAGTTCTCCGTCCACGAGACGACGAAGATGATTGCGGTGAAGGTGAAGGATGTGGATACGGGAGAGGTAATTCGCGAGATTCCTCCAGAGAAAACGCTGGATCTGGTAGCCAAGCTATGGGAAGTTTCCGGCATATTTGTGGACGAGAAGCGGTAA
- a CDS encoding DUF6470 family protein, producing MNIPQIQIRQEYGRIGINADNGTQEIEQPRPTVEMQQRSAKQTITRNRRGLEIDQERAWDALALGNNLKVMSKIYSMGKDIALKGIARRISEGKQLGDLTRGGNAIADISKDWRERFPEFDFRGPASSLNVDLSYTQDELNIDVERGGVDIDVQVNRPVHRYERGKLDIYMQQWPSINITVDLTA from the coding sequence ATGAACATTCCTCAGATTCAGATCAGGCAGGAATATGGTCGCATCGGGATTAACGCCGACAATGGGACGCAAGAGATCGAACAGCCACGCCCTACGGTGGAGATGCAACAGCGATCGGCCAAGCAGACGATTACGAGAAACAGGCGCGGTCTGGAGATCGATCAGGAGCGGGCATGGGATGCGCTTGCGCTAGGCAACAATCTGAAGGTGATGAGCAAAATCTACTCGATGGGCAAGGACATTGCCCTCAAGGGAATTGCGCGGAGAATCAGCGAGGGCAAGCAGCTAGGCGATCTGACGCGCGGCGGGAATGCGATCGCGGACATCTCCAAGGATTGGCGCGAGCGATTCCCGGAATTCGACTTCCGAGGCCCGGCCTCCAGTTTAAATGTAGACCTGAGCTACACGCAGGATGAGCTGAATATTGACGTCGAGCGGGGCGGTGTGGACATCGACGTTCAAGTGAATCGTCCGGTGCATCGTTATGAGCGCGGCAAGCTGGACATCTATATGCAGCAATGGCCGAGTATCAACATTACAGTAGATTTAACTGCATGA
- a CDS encoding flagellar protein FliT translates to MEATLQQLAQLSSELAEGLESREPEELEEYMLQRGRLFQQLMDWEPTAAEKVRHKELVAHILELDKQIASRMEQLRDEAETELNKISHGRTVKNTYDTAPQYYDSQFFDKRK, encoded by the coding sequence ATGGAAGCTACTCTCCAACAACTCGCACAACTGTCGTCTGAGCTGGCGGAAGGGCTGGAGTCGAGAGAACCTGAGGAGCTAGAGGAATATATGCTGCAGCGCGGCCGTCTGTTTCAGCAACTGATGGATTGGGAGCCGACAGCCGCTGAGAAGGTGCGCCATAAGGAACTGGTTGCTCATATCTTGGAGTTGGATAAGCAGATCGCCAGTCGGATGGAACAGCTCCGCGATGAGGCGGAGACCGAGCTGAATAAAATATCACATGGACGCACCGTCAAGAATACGTATGATACTGCGCCGCAGTACTATGATAGCCAGTTTTTTGACAAACGAAAATGA
- the fliD gene encoding flagellar filament capping protein FliD has translation MAVTGATTRYTGLASGLDTDDIIKKLMTANRAPLTKLKQQKQMLEWRRDEFRSFNMKFFDFKSAANDMKRQSTFLAKTVSSSNDKLVTATGTADAVVGQHKIKIDRLAESASIRTGELDAIQGRRTTLESLGIEPANAGEKIKISIGGEKGSAEIELDATATIGELVAAISNQSPATGVKATYDESLNRLFLSSSGSGNQSAITLSDNLKSLFTETTFQTFEAGSKTLKDTDKLEVNGEFNLKVDGKELKFNVTTETTVAQLVKRINENTEGGVGTGVSAILDSAGKLSLVRDNGDTLDLSGTDSTLLTNLGLNTRTSVSGVTGTDAKVQYNGITQYYNSNNFQIAGINFVAKQQSTEEVTIGVAKDVDTVFEKIKGFVDKYNELIATVNSKLDEKRYRDYAPLTDEQREEMKEEEIKKWEEKAKSGMLRSDPLLNGALVSMRNGLSNAVTGLGEGALKALGELGISSTLVQGTTISGTYQDKGKLFIDEDKLKQAISDNPDQIYALFTRDDGDKKTTEGDGILTRITETIDGVYAKIRDKAGLANMNEDDYAMGKELKTMNKRLTALQTRMKDLETRYYKQFTTLETYLNKMNSQSAWLTQQFSS, from the coding sequence ATGGCAGTGACAGGAGCAACGACACGCTACACCGGACTAGCATCTGGGCTGGATACCGATGATATTATCAAGAAGCTGATGACTGCGAATCGTGCCCCGCTTACTAAGCTGAAGCAACAGAAGCAGATGCTGGAGTGGAGAAGGGATGAATTTCGTAGCTTCAATATGAAGTTTTTTGACTTCAAGTCTGCAGCCAATGACATGAAGCGACAATCTACTTTTTTGGCGAAGACTGTATCGTCCTCCAACGATAAGCTTGTTACTGCTACAGGCACTGCCGATGCCGTGGTGGGTCAGCATAAGATCAAGATCGATCGTCTGGCTGAGTCGGCATCCATTCGAACCGGGGAGCTGGATGCGATCCAAGGGAGAAGAACAACGCTGGAAAGTCTGGGTATTGAACCGGCTAATGCTGGTGAGAAAATCAAGATTTCCATCGGCGGTGAGAAAGGTAGCGCTGAGATCGAGTTGGATGCGACGGCAACCATCGGGGAGCTTGTTGCGGCGATCTCTAACCAATCGCCTGCTACAGGCGTGAAAGCTACGTATGACGAGTCCTTGAACCGCCTGTTTCTCAGTTCCTCCGGCTCGGGCAATCAGTCTGCGATCACGTTGAGCGACAATCTGAAGTCATTGTTTACGGAGACGACCTTTCAGACATTTGAAGCTGGCAGCAAAACCTTAAAGGACACGGACAAGCTCGAGGTGAATGGCGAGTTCAATCTCAAGGTAGACGGGAAAGAACTTAAATTCAATGTGACCACTGAAACTACTGTGGCGCAGTTGGTGAAGAGGATTAATGAGAATACAGAAGGCGGAGTCGGTACAGGTGTATCGGCAATATTGGACAGCGCTGGGAAGCTGTCCCTTGTCCGCGACAATGGGGATACGCTTGACCTTAGTGGGACAGACAGCACTCTCCTGACTAATCTTGGTCTTAATACGAGAACATCTGTGAGTGGCGTCACTGGAACCGATGCCAAAGTGCAGTATAATGGAATTACGCAATATTACAACTCCAATAACTTTCAGATTGCTGGTATCAACTTCGTAGCCAAGCAACAGAGTACCGAAGAGGTTACGATTGGGGTGGCCAAAGATGTGGACACGGTCTTCGAGAAGATTAAAGGATTCGTTGACAAATATAATGAACTGATCGCAACGGTGAATTCCAAGCTGGACGAGAAGCGCTACCGCGATTACGCTCCGCTGACAGATGAGCAGCGCGAAGAAATGAAAGAGGAAGAGATTAAAAAGTGGGAAGAGAAGGCCAAAAGCGGCATGCTGCGCAGCGACCCGCTGTTAAACGGCGCTCTTGTGTCGATGCGTAATGGGCTATCCAATGCGGTCACTGGTCTTGGCGAAGGAGCTTTGAAGGCATTGGGTGAGTTGGGCATCTCTAGCACCCTGGTGCAAGGTACGACTATATCTGGAACTTATCAGGACAAGGGGAAGCTCTTTATCGATGAGGACAAGCTCAAGCAGGCCATATCGGACAACCCGGATCAGATTTATGCGTTGTTCACCAGAGATGACGGGGATAAGAAAACCACTGAAGGTGATGGTATCCTTACTCGAATCACGGAGACGATCGACGGTGTGTATGCCAAGATTCGTGATAAGGCCGGTCTAGCCAATATGAATGAAGATGACTATGCGATGGGTAAAGAGCTCAAAACCATGAATAAGCGTCTTACAGCACTTCAGACTCGCATGAAGGATCTCGAAACCCGCTATTACAAGCAATTCACAACGCTTGAGACCTATCTCAACAAAATGAACTCTCAGAGCGCTTGGCTTACTCAGCAATTTTCTTCCTAA
- the fliW gene encoding flagellar assembly protein FliW, whose amino-acid sequence MKVETSWLGEVEIPGEAVYRFEHGLPGFEKLRSFALLEMGDELNIQLLQSLDNKDISFLVSSPFIFYPSYEFELPEPVQEELQVEGEDDLIILCILTVPNDLAKATINLLAPVILNRKSGLGKQYILRSNEYNSRHPLLQQSADRAE is encoded by the coding sequence ATGAAAGTGGAGACATCGTGGCTGGGCGAGGTGGAGATTCCGGGGGAGGCGGTATATCGGTTCGAGCATGGCTTGCCGGGCTTCGAGAAGCTGCGAAGCTTCGCCTTGCTGGAGATGGGGGACGAGCTGAATATTCAACTGCTGCAGTCGCTGGACAACAAGGACATTTCCTTTCTGGTGAGCTCTCCCTTTATATTTTACCCGAGTTATGAGTTTGAGCTTCCCGAGCCGGTGCAGGAGGAATTGCAGGTTGAAGGGGAGGATGACCTCATTATTCTCTGTATATTGACAGTGCCTAACGATCTGGCGAAGGCGACGATTAATCTGCTGGCCCCAGTGATATTGAATCGCAAGTCAGGGCTTGGCAAACAATATATATTGCGTTCCAATGAATACAATTCCCGTCATCCGCTGCTCCAGCAGTCTGCGGACCGAGCGGAATAG
- the csrA gene encoding carbon storage regulator CsrA translates to MLVLSRRLEESIMIGEQIEIVVLGIEGDTVKIGIRAPRQVDIYRKELYMSIQASNREAAQGQMALGQLASLLKPSMQEKAEDK, encoded by the coding sequence ATGCTCGTACTATCACGCAGGCTGGAAGAATCGATTATGATCGGAGAGCAGATCGAGATTGTCGTGCTGGGAATCGAAGGGGATACGGTGAAGATCGGCATCCGCGCACCCCGGCAGGTGGATATATACCGCAAGGAGCTGTACATGTCCATTCAGGCCTCGAACCGCGAGGCGGCGCAGGGACAGATGGCTCTCGGGCAGTTGGCGAGCCTGCTCAAGCCCTCGATGCAGGAGAAAGCGGAGGACAAATAA